The genomic stretch TAACCAAGCGCGATCAGCGCAAAGCAATATACCGTGTAAACGGCGCAGAGCTTCAGCGCGCCTTTATTCAGTTTCATGTTTGCCTCCCGGTTGTGTGAGGAAGACCAGCCCCGTCTGCGGACTCGTCGCTGCTTGAAAGCAACGGGATCAGAACAGCACCGATCCGCCACCAAATCGATGGCACGTTAGTGCTATGCGCCCGACTACTTCAGCAGGGCGATGAGCTGGCTGCGCTTGGTGACGCCGAGCCGCTCGTGGATGGCGCGGAAATGATTTCCGACGGTGTTGTCGGAAATCGAGAGGCGCCGAGCAATTTCCTTGTCGGACAATCCCGTCAAGACGAGGTCGACCAATTCCCGTTGCCTATCCGTCAAGACGGTTAAATCGATCGCCGGTTTCGCGGCCTGTTTTGTCAGCAGGAACAGTGTGTGCAGTACCGGCGCGATCAGGTCGAGCGCAGCCAGCGTTCGCTTCGGCCGGGTTTCCGGCACGCCAGAAAAGCTCAGATAGGTCCCGGCATTGACGAAGGGATCGATGACGCCGTGGGCGGCGACGACGCCGAGCGAAAACCGGTCGATCTCTTCGAGTTCGCGTTTTGTGGCGACAATCGGCACACCGGATTCGTCCAGCGCACCTGACTTGTCCAGGATGAACGCCTTCCGATTGGACACCCACCACGCAAAGCAGCCGCGCGCTTTCAGGTCGAACCGGCCTTCGAGACCGCTAAGGAATTCCGGCGAATGCCCGCTCGATACCAGCGAGCGCATCTGGATGCGGCCACCGGACAGATTGCCGTAGGCGGGGAGAAATTTCTGGAAGTGAAAGAATTTTCGCAAAGGCCCGTCGACCCAGGCGACAACGTCGGCTTCGGTTACCGGCGCGACCGGAAGTGCGCGCAACGCACCGATCCACGCGTCGAGATCGAGACCGGGAGCGACTTCGGTCTTCGCGGCCTTTCCAGGCGCAACGTGGTCTTTGTGCATAGGACGGCGCAGTGGACACCCCGTTTATTCGCTCAAACGCCGTCGTTGAAATGGTGGGTTACGCCCATCGCGCCGCGCTTTGCGTGGACCCGTTGGGCTAACCCACCCGAAGAATTTTCATATCGCCCGCGCCGCCTTCAGCTTTGCGATCGCGTCCGCGTCATAGCCTAGCGACTGCAAGATTTCGTCATTATGCTCGCCGAGATCCGGCGTCGCCGTTCTGATCTCGCGATCGAATCCCGTGATCTCGCAGGGCTGTGCGATCAGGTCGAGTTCGCCGAGCCGGGGATGCGTGACCGGGCGCTTGATGCGCAGCGCCTCGACCTGCGGGTCGGAAAAGACGTCCCGGATGCTGTAGACCGGGCCGCAGGGAATGCCGGCCTCGACCATCATCTCGAACCACTCGCGGCTGGTCTTTGCGCGCAAGGCTGTGGCGATCAGTTCGTTGAGCGCTTCCTTGTTGCGGCGGCGCAGCACCGAGGAGGCGAAGCGCGGATCGGTCGCCATTTTTTCGCGGCCGATCAGCTTGCAGAAAAGCTGAAAGTTCTTGTTGCTGGTGGCGGCGAGGTTGAGAAAACTGTCGGCGGTCGGATAAAGCCCCATCGGCACGTTGGTCGGATGGTAATTGCCTTCCTGCGGCGGCACCTTTTTGTCCATGGTCCAGCGCGTCGCCTGGAAGTCGAGCAGCGTGATGCCGGCTTCGATCAGCGAGGTCTGCACCCAGCGGCCAACGCCTGAAACTTCGCGGTCGAGCAGGGCGATCAGGATTCCCTGTGCCAGAAACGCACCGGCCATGATATCGGTGACGGCGACGCCGGCGCGGACCGGGCCCTGGCCGGGAAGCCCGGTCACCGACATGATGCCGCTCATGCCCTGCGCGATCTGGTCGATCGAGGGCCGCGCGGTGTAGGGGCCGTACTGGCCGAAGCCGGAAATGCTGCCATAGACGATGCGCGGATTGCGCGCCTTCACGGCTTCGAAATCGACGCCGAGCCGTTTGGTGACGCCGGGCCGCATGTTCTCGACGATGACGTCGGCCTGTTCGGCGAGCCGCATCAGGATCTCGCGGCCTTCGTCGGTTTTCAGGTTCAACGTGATCGCGCGCTTGTTGCGATGCAAGTTCTGGAAGTCCGAGCCGTCGCGCCGTCCGACCAGTTCGCCGGCGTCGCCATCTTCCGGCGGCGGCTCGACCCGGATCACGTCGGCGCCCCAATCCGCCAGCGTGCGCACGCAGGACGGGCCGGCGCGTGCCAGCGTCAGGTCGATGACCTTGAAACGCGACAGCGGCAGCCGCGGTTTTTCGGTTTGCGCATTGGCTGAGCCGAACCCTTCGACGGGCTTGTGCATGCTGATCCCCGGGATGATGTGCGACGGGTGGTTTTGAGCGTCGGCTATTTGCCAGTGAATCGCGGCTTGCGCTTTTCCATGAACGCGGTGCGGCCCTCGCGAAAATCCTCCGAGTCCATGCAGGCGGAGCCGATCTGCTTGATCGCGTCCATGTCGCGACGGCTTTCGTCCTTCAGCACCTGGGCGATGGTGATTTTGGCGGCCTTGATCGCCAGCGGCGCATTGCCGGAGATGGTGCGCGCGATTTCCATCGTCGCGTCCCACAGCTCGGTGCCGGGCAGGGCGCGGTCGACCAGCCCGATCCGCAACGCTTCCGCGGAGTCGATCTTCATGCCGGTGTACATGATGAGCCGCGCCCAGGACGGCCCGACCAGCGAGACCAGATGTTTCAGGCCGTCATAGCCATAGGCGATGCCGAGCTTGGCGGCGGGAATTCCGAACTGGCTGTTCTCGGCGGCGAAGCGGATGTCCGACATCATCGCGACCTGCATGCCGCCGCCGAGGCAGAAGCCGCGGATGCAGGCGATCGTCGGCTTCGGGTAGCTCGCGAGCAAAGCGCGCTGCGCCTCGCTGCGTCTGGAATATTCCTCCGAGGCTGCCGCGTTATGGCGGGTCTTTTCGAACTGGCTGATATCGGCGCCCGACACGAACGCCTTGTCGCCGGCGCCGGTCAGGATCACGACGCGCACGTCGGGATTGTCGCGCAATTCGACCAGCGCATTGCCGAACCCCTCCCACATCTCCAGCGACATCGCGTTGCGCTTGTCGGGATTATTGAAGGTGATGATTCCGACGCCGTCAGCGACGCTCTGCAGGATCTTGCCGTCGGCGTAGGATTTTTCGGCGTTTTTGGGAGTGTCGAGCATGGGTCAGGATCCGGTTCGGGTTTTAGGAGGTGAGGAAGGGGCCGAAATTCGCGCGCTGATAGGCCGGCCGTGCCTGCAGTTTAGTCCACCAGTCGTGGACGCGGGGATGTTTCTTCGCCGTCATTTCATCCGGCGCAATTTCCTCGTCGATCCGCTTCACAAAGGGCGCCGCGGCGATATCCGCGATTGAATAGGTTTTGCTGACCAGCCAGCCCGCGGGTTTCAAGGCCTCTTCCATCTTGTCGAGCAGCACCACCAGTTTTCCGCGCGCGGCGTCGCGCTCTTCCTCGGTGTAGGGTTTGCGCGCTGCCCGGATCCAGGCTTCCTGGCGCTCCTTGCTCGGGATATTCTTGAGTTTTTCGGCGAGCTCCTCGTCGGTCCATTGCGACGCGGTTTTCGCCAGATGGTGCCGCCAGTTGAAGATGATGAGATTGCCGATCAGGGCGTCGATATGCCGGATCCAGTTCCGCATCAGGGCGCGCTGATACGGCGCGTCCGGGCGCAGTGGTGGGTCGGGAAACGTCTCGTCGAGATATTCGCAGATCGTGCCGCTCTCGTGCAGCGGCCGGGGGATCACCCCCAGCGGATTGATCTTCAAATATTCCGGCGAATGATGCTCCATCGCCGTCATGTCGACGACGTGGCCCTCGTAGGCAAGGCCCTTTTCCTCAAGGCACAGCCGCACCCGGCGCGACGCGCTGGAACGCCAGCCGTGGTGCAGGATCATCATGGTCGCCTCCCGAAGCCGATCAACCGGTCTTTTTGTTGGGAATGTGGTGCCACGTTTCGGTGATCGCGGGCAAGGTCCGGCGCCGGGACCGATCCATGCGCGGGTGTGGTGGCTTCTTCACCTCGCCCCGCTTGCGGGGAGAGGTCGCTGCGCTCTTGCGCGGCGGGTGAGGGGGACTATCCGCGAGTCCGGGTGCGTGGAGAGAGCCCCTCACCCCAACCCTCTCCCCGCAAGGGCGGGGCGAGGGGGAAGCAAGAGCCCTACTGCGCCAGATGGGCGGTCAGCGGATGATCCGCGGCCTTGTTGAAGAACGCGGCTTCCTCGGCGGTCGCTTCCAGGAGCTGCTCGTCCTGGTCGTAGATGTCGTTGCGGAACTGGACGGTCTGGTCCCTGGTCATCCAGGCCGTCAGATAGATCCACGCCACCGGCACCTTCCTCGTCACCGCAATGTCGTGGCGCTGGCCGGTCGCGATCGCGGCGTCGATCGCGGCTCTGTTCCATTGCGGCTGGTCCTTCAACAGCCAGGCGGCGAGATCGCGCACATTGTCGACGCGCGAGCAGCCGTGGGAGTCGAAGCGGTAGTCGTCGTTGAACAGGTTGCGCTGGTTGGTGTCGTGCATATAGACCGAATAGGAATTCGGCATGTCGATCTTGACCGCGCCGAGCGCGTTCCAGGTGCCGGATTGCTGGCGCACCGTAAAATTCGGCGTATGCGCGCCGGACCAGTCCACCGAATGCGGATCAATCGGCGCGTCATTGGCGCCGAGCACTTCCATGTGCATGCGGGAGAGATAGCCGGGATCCTTGCGCATATGCGCCGAAATCTCGGTCTTGGCGATCGAGGACGGCACGGTCCAGGTCGGGTTGAGATTGACGCTGGTGATTTGGGCGGTCAGCGTCGGCGACGGCTTTTCGGTCTTGCCGACGATGACGCGATAGCGCCGCACCACCTTGTCGTCCTCGACGGCTTCCGCGAATGTCGCGGGAATGTTCACGACCACGTAGCGCTGGCCGAACGAGAAATTCATGTTGCCGAGGCGTTCCAGCGAGGCCTCGAGCTGCCTGATCCGCTTCTGGACTGGCACGTTGAGCGCGGCCAGCGTGCGCGGCGTCACCGTCCCCGTCAGCGCGAGGCCATGGCGGGCCTGGAAGCGCTTGACGGCTTCTGCGAGCGCATCGTCGTAAGCGCCGGTCGCCTTGTCGGCGGCGAGGTCGCCGGTGATGATCAGGCGCTTGCGCAGCAGATCGTCGTTGGGGCCCGGCGTGCCATTCGCGAATTTGGCGTCCGCCGGAATCATGGGCCACCCGCCGCGCACCGCCAGATCAGAGTAACTGAGCGCGGCCTCGCGGATGCGTTGCGCGCTGCCTTCGTCAAAAGTCGGTTCGTGCGAGAGCGCCAGCGCTGCCGCCGAGCGCTGTTCCGGCGTGGAGGCGGCCGCCGCCGGCTTTGCCGGCGCGGCGTGCGCGGAAGGAGGAGCACCCGCCGGCGCGATCGCTGCCGGTTTGGCCTGGGCGAGCGTCGTGCCGGCGTCGGATGCGCCCGAACCCGTTCCTTCAGCAAACGCCGGCGCGGCTGCGAGCATCGCGGCTATGGCAACGATTGTCATTCTTTGCATGTCAGACTTCCTTGGCAGACTTCTTTGCGATGCGCGCGAGGCGCCGATATCAACATGAAATGCCGGGCCATTCGGGCCGAACGGGCCGGGCAAAGCTGCTCCACAACACTCTTCGGCCAGATTACCCCGCGACCGTTGCGTTCTGATTAAGTTGTTGTTGAGGCTGTTGCACTGCCGCAAATGCCCCGGCCGACCCATTGCCGCGATTGGACTTTCGCCCCCTTTGCTATGTCGCCGCGCACGCTATGGTGGTTCGCAACAGATCAAGAAAACAACCCTTGGGAGAACGGCATGCCGTTGACGCGCCGGGAAGTGATTGCGGGAGGCGGTGGGCTGGTCTGGCTCGCGGGCGTTCCGGCGCGGGCCGAGACGGCCTATCCCAGCCGGACCATCAAGATGATCGTGCCCTATCCGGCCGGGGGAACTACCGATCTGCTTGGCCGGCTGATCGCCGACCAGTTCAAGAACGGTCTTTCCGCAACCGTGATTGTCGAGAACAAGCCCGGCGCCGGCACGACGTTGGGCGCGGACCAGGTCGCAAAATCCGAGCCCGACGGCTACACGCTATTGATGGCGACCTCGACCACGCTTGCCATCAACAAGACGCTCTACAAAAAGCTGCCCTATGACCCCGTGAAGGACTTTGCGCCGATCGGCCTCGTCGCCGGCGTGCCCTTTGCGCTGATCATCAATCCGACGATCCCGGCAAAAACGCTGCCCCAGTTCATTGCCTACGCCAAATCGAAACCGGGACTGGCCTATGGCTCGGCCGGCAATGGCAGCCCGCAGCATCTCGGCGCCGAAATGTTGAAGACCGCCGCGGGCATCGACATCCGCCACGTGCCCTATCGCGGCAGCGTGCCGGCGATGCTCGATGTGATCGCGGGCCATATCCCTTTCATGGTGGTGGACCTGCAGCCGGCCCTGCAACAGATTCGCGAAGGCAAGGTCAGGGTGCTCGGTGTGACCACGCCGAAGCGGGTCGCGGCCGCGCCGGAGATTCCGACCCTCGCCGAAGCCGGGTTGCCCGGGTTCGAACTGGTCGCCTGGCAGGGCGTGGTGGCGCCGGCCGGCACGCCGCGGCCGATCGTCGATCAACTGGCCGCACAGCTGAACAAGCTGCTGGCCGATCCCGCGACGCGCGAGAAACTCAACGCGATCTCGCTGGAGCCGTTACCGCCATCGACACCGGACAGTTTTGCGGCTTACATCAAAGCCGAAGTCGATCGCTGTGCCGTGATCGTCAGGAATTCCGGCGCCGAACCCGAATAACAAGAACAACAACATGTCATCGGTCATATTCCCTTCGCAACGCATCTTCCGTGCCCGCAATGTCTGAGTCCGAGGTCCTGATCGTCGGCGCCGGACCGGTCGGGCTCACGCTCGCGATCGATCTGGCGTGGCGCGGCATCGGTGTGACTGTCGTGGAGACGCGCGCGCCGGCCGCCCCGCCGGAGCCGAAATGCAACCACGTCGCCGCCCGCACCATGGAAATTTTCCGGCGGCTCGGTATCGTCGAAAAAATCCGCAATGCCGGATTGCCGGCGGATTATCCGCACGACATCAGCTACCGCACCTCCTTCACCGGGCAGGAGCTGACGCGGATCAAAATTCCCTGCCGGCGCGATCGCTTTACGGCCACCGATGGTCCGGACTGCAACTGGCCGACGCCGGAGCCGCCGCACCGCATCAACCAGATCTTTCTCGAGCCGATCCTGTTCGAGCATGCCGCAGCCCAATCGCGGATCCGCATCATCAGCCGGACCGCGGTCGAAGACGTCGTGGTGGAGGATAGTTCCGCCCGCGTGAATCTCCGCGATCTCGACTCCGGCGCGGTCAGGCGCCAAAACTGCCGCTACCTGATCGGCTGTGACGGCGCGCGTTCGGTCGTGCGCAAGGCGATCGGCGCCGAGCTTTCGGGCGACGCCATCGTCCAGCGTGTGCAGTCGACCTATATCCGCGCCCCCGGGCTGATCGATCTCCAGCAGAGCGCGCGCGCCTGGGGGACCGGGGCGATCAATCCGCGGCGCGCGGGCATGGTGTATGCGATCGACGGCAGCGAGCGCTGGCTGGTGCATAACTACATGAAGCCCGGCGAGGGCGATTTCGATTCCGTGGATCGCGACTACTGTCTGCGCACCATCCTCGGCGTCGACGCCGGCTTCGACTACGAGATCATCTCGAAGGAGGATTGGTACGGCCGCCGCCTGATCGCCAACAAGTTTCGCGACCGCAGCGCCTTCATCGCCGGCGATGCCGCGCATATCTGGGTGCCCTATGCCGGTTATGGCATGAATGCCGGCATCGCCGACGCCATGAACCTGTCCTGGCTGCTGGCGGCCCATCTCAACGGCTGGGCGCCGCCCGCCATCCTCGACGCCTATGAGGCGGAGCGCTGGCCGATCACCAGCCAGGTTTCGAAATTTGCGATGTCGCACGCGGAAGCCGAAATCCGCCGCCGCGGCGCCGTGCCGGACGAAATCGAGGATCCGGGACCGCAAGGCGAGCGGGCGCGGGAGGAAGTCGGCCGTCTCACCTATGAGATCAACGTCCAGCAATATGCCTGCGCCGGGCTGAACTTCGGCACCTATTACGATCGCTCGCCGATCATTGCCTATGATGGCGCCGAACATCCGGCCTATACGATGGACCATTACACGCCGTCGACGGT from Bradyrhizobium sp. Ash2021 encodes the following:
- a CDS encoding LuxR C-terminal-related transcriptional regulator, yielding MHKDHVAPGKAAKTEVAPGLDLDAWIGALRALPVAPVTEADVVAWVDGPLRKFFHFQKFLPAYGNLSGGRIQMRSLVSSGHSPEFLSGLEGRFDLKARGCFAWWVSNRKAFILDKSGALDESGVPIVATKRELEEIDRFSLGVVAAHGVIDPFVNAGTYLSFSGVPETRPKRTLAALDLIAPVLHTLFLLTKQAAKPAIDLTVLTDRQRELVDLVLTGLSDKEIARRLSISDNTVGNHFRAIHERLGVTKRSQLIALLK
- a CDS encoding CaiB/BaiF CoA-transferase family protein, with amino-acid sequence MHKPVEGFGSANAQTEKPRLPLSRFKVIDLTLARAGPSCVRTLADWGADVIRVEPPPEDGDAGELVGRRDGSDFQNLHRNKRAITLNLKTDEGREILMRLAEQADVIVENMRPGVTKRLGVDFEAVKARNPRIVYGSISGFGQYGPYTARPSIDQIAQGMSGIMSVTGLPGQGPVRAGVAVTDIMAGAFLAQGILIALLDREVSGVGRWVQTSLIEAGITLLDFQATRWTMDKKVPPQEGNYHPTNVPMGLYPTADSFLNLAATSNKNFQLFCKLIGREKMATDPRFASSVLRRRNKEALNELIATALRAKTSREWFEMMVEAGIPCGPVYSIRDVFSDPQVEALRIKRPVTHPRLGELDLIAQPCEITGFDREIRTATPDLGEHNDEILQSLGYDADAIAKLKAARAI
- a CDS encoding enoyl-CoA hydratase codes for the protein MLDTPKNAEKSYADGKILQSVADGVGIITFNNPDKRNAMSLEMWEGFGNALVELRDNPDVRVVILTGAGDKAFVSGADISQFEKTRHNAAASEEYSRRSEAQRALLASYPKPTIACIRGFCLGGGMQVAMMSDIRFAAENSQFGIPAAKLGIAYGYDGLKHLVSLVGPSWARLIMYTGMKIDSAEALRIGLVDRALPGTELWDATMEIARTISGNAPLAIKAAKITIAQVLKDESRRDMDAIKQIGSACMDSEDFREGRTAFMEKRKPRFTGK
- a CDS encoding glutathione S-transferase family protein, translating into MMILHHGWRSSASRRVRLCLEEKGLAYEGHVVDMTAMEHHSPEYLKINPLGVIPRPLHESGTICEYLDETFPDPPLRPDAPYQRALMRNWIRHIDALIGNLIIFNWRHHLAKTASQWTDEELAEKLKNIPSKERQEAWIRAARKPYTEEERDAARGKLVVLLDKMEEALKPAGWLVSKTYSIADIAAAPFVKRIDEEIAPDEMTAKKHPRVHDWWTKLQARPAYQRANFGPFLTS
- a CDS encoding L,D-transpeptidase family protein — translated: MQRMTIVAIAAMLAAAPAFAEGTGSGASDAGTTLAQAKPAAIAPAGAPPSAHAAPAKPAAAASTPEQRSAAALALSHEPTFDEGSAQRIREAALSYSDLAVRGGWPMIPADAKFANGTPGPNDDLLRKRLIITGDLAADKATGAYDDALAEAVKRFQARHGLALTGTVTPRTLAALNVPVQKRIRQLEASLERLGNMNFSFGQRYVVVNIPATFAEAVEDDKVVRRYRVIVGKTEKPSPTLTAQITSVNLNPTWTVPSSIAKTEISAHMRKDPGYLSRMHMEVLGANDAPIDPHSVDWSGAHTPNFTVRQQSGTWNALGAVKIDMPNSYSVYMHDTNQRNLFNDDYRFDSHGCSRVDNVRDLAAWLLKDQPQWNRAAIDAAIATGQRHDIAVTRKVPVAWIYLTAWMTRDQTVQFRNDIYDQDEQLLEATAEEAAFFNKAADHPLTAHLAQ
- a CDS encoding tripartite tricarboxylate transporter substrate binding protein; translation: MPLTRREVIAGGGGLVWLAGVPARAETAYPSRTIKMIVPYPAGGTTDLLGRLIADQFKNGLSATVIVENKPGAGTTLGADQVAKSEPDGYTLLMATSTTLAINKTLYKKLPYDPVKDFAPIGLVAGVPFALIINPTIPAKTLPQFIAYAKSKPGLAYGSAGNGSPQHLGAEMLKTAAGIDIRHVPYRGSVPAMLDVIAGHIPFMVVDLQPALQQIREGKVRVLGVTTPKRVAAAPEIPTLAEAGLPGFELVAWQGVVAPAGTPRPIVDQLAAQLNKLLADPATREKLNAISLEPLPPSTPDSFAAYIKAEVDRCAVIVRNSGAEPE
- a CDS encoding FAD-dependent oxidoreductase is translated as MSESEVLIVGAGPVGLTLAIDLAWRGIGVTVVETRAPAAPPEPKCNHVAARTMEIFRRLGIVEKIRNAGLPADYPHDISYRTSFTGQELTRIKIPCRRDRFTATDGPDCNWPTPEPPHRINQIFLEPILFEHAAAQSRIRIISRTAVEDVVVEDSSARVNLRDLDSGAVRRQNCRYLIGCDGARSVVRKAIGAELSGDAIVQRVQSTYIRAPGLIDLQQSARAWGTGAINPRRAGMVYAIDGSERWLVHNYMKPGEGDFDSVDRDYCLRTILGVDAGFDYEIISKEDWYGRRLIANKFRDRSAFIAGDAAHIWVPYAGYGMNAGIADAMNLSWLLAAHLNGWAPPAILDAYEAERWPITSQVSKFAMSHAEAEIRRRGAVPDEIEDPGPQGERAREEVGRLTYEINVQQYACAGLNFGTYYDRSPIIAYDGAEHPAYTMDHYTPSTVPGCRTPHLWREDGSSLYDAMGAGFTLLRFDPTIDVAALEAAARARAVPFRILDIEKSRAAIFDGNALVLSRPDQHVAWRGNRLPADPARLIDRVRGAAGAL